CTTTTTTCCATCCAGAAAAGACAAGCACATGAGCAATCAAACCCGCGTCCGCAAAGCCGTGTTTCCTGTTGCAGGCCTGGGCACCCGTTTTCTGCCCGCCACCAAGGCTTCACCCAAGGAAATGCTGCCCGTCGTGGACAAGCCGCTGATCCAGTACGCCGTGGAAGAGGCCTATGAGGCCGGAATCCGCGACATGGTGTTCGTTACCGGCCGCAGCAAGCGAGCCATCGAAGACCATTTCGACACTTCGTACGAACTCGAGAACGAGCTGGAGAATGCCGGCAAGCAAGCCATGCTGGACCTGGTGCGCAGCGTCAGCCCGGCCGATATGAACTGCCTGTTCGTGCGCCAGCCCCGCTCCCTGGGCCTTGGCCATGCCGTTCTGTGCGCGCAACCCCTGGTCGGCAATGAACCCTTTGCCGTCATTCTGGCCGACGACCTGATGACAGGAGAGAGTGGAGGCCCCGGCGTGATGGCGCAGATGACGGCCGCTTTCCAGAAACAGGGCCGCTCGCTGCTGGCGGTGCAGGAAGTTCCGCTCGAGCACACCAAGCGCTATGGCATCGTCAAGGGCGAGCCCGCTGGCGGCCCGCTGATGCGCATCGACGAGATCGTGGAGAAGCCCGCTCCCGAGAAAGCGCCATCGCGCATGGGTGTGGCGGGCCGCTACGTGCTGACTCCCGCCATCTTCGACGAGATCCGCAACCAGCCAAAGGGTGTGGGTGGCGAGATCCAGCTGACCGATGCCATCGAACGGCTGATGGCTCATGAAGCCGTCTATGCCTTCCAGTATGCGGGCAAGCGCTATGACTGCGGCAGCAAGGAAGGCTTTCTGGAAGCCACGGTGGAGCTGGCGCTGCAGCACCCCGATGTGGGCCACAGCTTTCGCGAATACCTTAAACAGCTCGCACTCTGAGCCGACCTTGATCGCACCAAGGAGCAGGCGGACTGCGGCCCGGACCTGCTCTTTGTTCTTCAGGCTGCGACATCGAAAAAACGAAAGCGCACACCTGGGTCACCATCCAGCCGTGCGGCCAGGCTTCGCTCCCACCGCAGATAGCTGTCCCAGGCTGGCAGACGCTTTTCCTGCGGCACTCGCATGATGGAACCCCAGTCGTCCAGAAATGCCGTCAACAGTTGCTCAGGTCTGTGCCCGGCTTCCACAGGCTGGTTCTCGGCAATCCAGGCCTGGGTTCCCCCCTCCAGCCAGCGCAAGGTCTTGCTGGCTTCGGCGCTCAGCGAGCGTGCCAAAGCTCGGGCTGCATGGC
This region of Comamonas thiooxydans genomic DNA includes:
- the galU gene encoding UTP--glucose-1-phosphate uridylyltransferase GalU; amino-acid sequence: MSNQTRVRKAVFPVAGLGTRFLPATKASPKEMLPVVDKPLIQYAVEEAYEAGIRDMVFVTGRSKRAIEDHFDTSYELENELENAGKQAMLDLVRSVSPADMNCLFVRQPRSLGLGHAVLCAQPLVGNEPFAVILADDLMTGESGGPGVMAQMTAAFQKQGRSLLAVQEVPLEHTKRYGIVKGEPAGGPLMRIDEIVEKPAPEKAPSRMGVAGRYVLTPAIFDEIRNQPKGVGGEIQLTDAIERLMAHEAVYAFQYAGKRYDCGSKEGFLEATVELALQHPDVGHSFREYLKQLAL